One part of the Oceanispirochaeta sp. M1 genome encodes these proteins:
- a CDS encoding TetR/AcrR family transcriptional regulator, whose protein sequence is MPRSFNEEETQKIKSSLMKEGKNLFSTLGLKKTTLDDLVQASGIAKGSFYKFFPSKEVLYMEIIEQEESELRLRLHQQYLEGETLNTEKIKTFFMSFISFMDEEPLFLKMFSENAIEQLMLKLPAEKVQEHMSNDEDWSAAVIRGWQESGYLPDMREDVFAALMRCVFVLFTQKKIIGENYFRESLDFLFDALAEKIISTGREQ, encoded by the coding sequence ATGCCCCGTTCATTCAATGAAGAAGAGACCCAAAAGATAAAATCATCACTGATGAAAGAGGGAAAGAATCTTTTCTCAACCCTGGGGCTGAAAAAGACTACCCTGGATGATCTGGTACAAGCTTCGGGAATTGCCAAAGGATCTTTCTATAAGTTCTTTCCATCCAAGGAAGTTCTGTATATGGAGATTATCGAACAGGAGGAGTCAGAACTGAGACTCCGTCTTCATCAGCAGTACCTTGAAGGAGAAACCCTCAATACAGAAAAAATAAAGACCTTCTTTATGAGCTTTATCTCCTTTATGGATGAAGAACCTCTCTTCCTGAAGATGTTCAGTGAAAATGCAATTGAACAGCTGATGCTTAAATTACCCGCAGAAAAAGTACAGGAACATATGAGTAATGATGAAGACTGGTCCGCCGCTGTTATCAGGGGATGGCAGGAATCGGGATATTTGCCGGACATGAGAGAAGATGTTTTTGCGGCATTGATGAGATGCGTGTTTGTTCTATTCACACAGAAAAAAATAATTGGAGAGAATTACTTCAGGGAATCCCTGGATTTCCTTTTTGATGCATTGGCAGAAAAAATTATCAGTACCGGGAGAGAGCAATGA
- a CDS encoding aspartate/glutamate racemase family protein, with amino-acid sequence MKKIGLLGGMSWESTQHYYRLINEGIRKELGGLHSAELILYSVDFDPIEKLQHQGDWDGCEKILKEASLSLEKAGAEGILICTNTMHKVAPGIEEALSIPLLHIADATAQALLKDGVQRVGLLGTAFTMEQEFYKGRLTEKFGLDVLVPEENDRNLVHDVIYQELCLGDIRSSSATEYYRIMEELRNRGAEAVILGCTEIGTLVSQEDTDIKLYDTTEVHARSAVEFALS; translated from the coding sequence ATGAAAAAAATAGGGCTCCTTGGCGGCATGAGCTGGGAGAGTACACAACATTATTACCGACTCATCAATGAGGGTATCAGAAAGGAACTGGGCGGCCTGCACTCCGCAGAACTGATCCTCTACAGTGTCGATTTTGATCCCATTGAAAAACTACAGCATCAGGGAGATTGGGATGGCTGCGAAAAGATCCTGAAAGAAGCGTCCCTCAGTCTGGAGAAAGCCGGAGCAGAGGGAATTCTAATCTGTACAAATACAATGCATAAGGTTGCTCCCGGTATTGAAGAAGCCCTCTCCATACCCCTCCTGCATATTGCCGATGCCACTGCACAAGCCCTGTTGAAAGATGGTGTACAGAGGGTCGGACTCCTGGGAACAGCCTTTACAATGGAGCAGGAATTCTACAAGGGACGTCTGACCGAGAAGTTCGGACTGGATGTACTTGTTCCTGAAGAGAATGATAGAAATCTGGTGCATGATGTGATCTATCAGGAGCTTTGTCTGGGAGACATCCGGAGCAGCTCGGCAACTGAGTATTACAGAATAATGGAAGAGCTCAGGAACCGCGGTGCAGAGGCTGTCATCCTGGGTTGTACAGAAATCGGGACACTCGTTTCTCAGGAAGATACGGATATCAAATTGTACGACACCACAGAAGTTCATGCCCGCAGTGCTGTGGAGTTTGCTCTTTCATGA
- a CDS encoding TolC family protein, translating to MRKVYIFLLCLVLPALPLGSQELYGWKDLYGNALRLNASLAEKQDAASAAEYKWKSAKRSRGPELSFESDMSYLTNPQEVHLEAGSLYKGGPIAPGMEFPALPETDMTLPLYGNQRYSFRLVLDQPLITSGKLLGQQNIYRALWESSILDQQLSELIIKAEILSIVHSLNFLQEIIDLIEEQKNSASRFVSLTRNSYDSGMASYSDFLGAQVKAREITLTENQVRRQLNSALLHLEYLCGIEKLSQENISTVDLPPLGNETDSEALLADAVQYSPALLMLRQKIEVSRQNVKVVQGSSYGRPDFGLRVELDYGGDSFPFTTDEWGYDATNITSTLGIRALLGDSGKSAADIKSAKNSLSESEHQYRDYQEQIKRDIGEELFNQNLSRENIEYYKSRAEDDMSMAQQRKEYWEAGYGMEQDYLLQMISWYSDLIYKKQEQISLAVSYYRLKALTGVIDN from the coding sequence ATGAGAAAGGTTTATATTTTTTTACTCTGTCTAGTTCTGCCGGCACTTCCTTTAGGTTCTCAGGAGTTATACGGCTGGAAAGATCTTTATGGAAATGCACTGCGTCTGAATGCCTCACTGGCAGAAAAACAGGATGCCGCATCTGCTGCAGAATACAAGTGGAAATCGGCTAAACGATCAAGAGGACCTGAGCTGTCCTTTGAGAGCGATATGTCCTATCTGACCAATCCTCAGGAAGTTCATCTGGAAGCCGGCAGCCTCTATAAAGGAGGACCCATTGCACCGGGGATGGAATTCCCGGCACTTCCTGAAACAGATATGACCCTTCCACTTTATGGGAACCAAAGGTACAGCTTTCGTCTTGTACTGGATCAGCCTCTTATCACATCAGGAAAACTTCTGGGACAGCAGAATATATATAGAGCTCTCTGGGAGAGTTCAATCCTTGATCAACAGCTGAGTGAGTTGATTATCAAAGCTGAAATTCTGAGTATTGTCCACTCCCTCAACTTCCTGCAGGAGATTATTGACCTGATAGAAGAACAAAAGAATTCCGCCAGCCGTTTTGTGAGTCTGACACGAAACTCCTATGATTCGGGGATGGCCTCTTACTCCGATTTCCTGGGAGCCCAGGTAAAGGCACGAGAGATCACTCTGACAGAGAACCAGGTAAGAAGGCAGCTGAACTCTGCTTTACTTCATCTGGAATATCTATGCGGCATTGAAAAACTGAGTCAGGAAAATATCAGTACAGTGGACCTCCCGCCCCTGGGTAATGAAACAGACTCGGAAGCATTGCTTGCAGATGCGGTACAGTACAGCCCTGCTCTGCTTATGCTTCGTCAGAAAATAGAAGTCTCCAGACAGAATGTCAAAGTGGTTCAGGGAAGCAGTTATGGCCGGCCTGATTTTGGATTGAGAGTAGAACTGGACTATGGAGGGGACAGTTTCCCATTCACAACAGACGAATGGGGTTACGATGCAACCAATATTACAAGCACTTTGGGAATTCGGGCGCTTCTGGGAGATTCTGGAAAATCCGCCGCGGATATTAAGTCAGCTAAAAACAGTTTATCCGAAAGTGAACATCAGTATAGAGATTATCAGGAACAGATAAAAAGAGATATTGGGGAGGAGCTGTTCAATCAGAACCTCAGCAGAGAAAACATAGAATATTATAAATCCCGTGCAGAAGATGACATGTCAATGGCCCAACAGAGAAAAGAGTACTGGGAGGCCGGATACGGTATGGAGCAGGATTATCTTCTTCAGATGATTTCCTGGTATTCAGATCTGATTTATAAGAAGCAGGAACAGATTTCACTGGCAGTGTCCTATTACAGACTGAAGGCTTTGACCGGAGTCATAGATAATTAA
- a CDS encoding efflux RND transporter permease subunit translates to MRISDYSVKHPVVIGILLIALILFGILSLQGIRQDFIPGIELPTAVVITTWPGGSPLDVEAEVTDPLEKNLSTMDGVKALSSTSMNSISLITIEFNWGENLDLRIPEVREKISTAMEELPPGISGQPQIFRYNSNAMPVYLAAVEGPASLSFKSEFLEDRVVPGLSRIDGVAEVVLKGVRNEELRITVDPDLLASRKLSLLDVYVALDRGSVSFPGGDVLMRATRMNVRTEGKFKSIQDVERLTLGYREGVAVLLKDVADVEILAEKANSYALSRQEETLSVGLVRRNTADTNQIILEGRKVLDDLEQEAPGIRFRTVNDDAFNISLSMKSVRNSAIGGAILAVLVLLLFLHNLRMTFIIALAIPLSVLFAFIGMKMRNQSLNLMTLGGLTVAIGMMVDSSIVVLENIHNHFSRGKSAVQAALDGTSEVGGAVLASTTTSLAVFIPLLFLKDYTGIILKDVALTIVYSIFGAMVVSLVIVPWLSSLILVPVKVDSHSITGRGMRKIESALAAVQGRYRRALSGILDHPRFTIFTAASILGLSLLIFNLLGFSFLGPTDMGEIHVYMDMPASFTLEQTRDKTLKVMELISETVPELESELSYPGQSGSISLASSPDTSFVILRLLPRSQRDRSVFDIMDMLQREIPSRIPDVDITVRNGGLNAKVDLSFGGTGYSIELSAPEMDVLIPAARRLEYWMSMDPDTDETGMNISLGKKEGLISLDSEQAARLGVSLRDAAWLMRFYLNGEKAGTFNKEGKDLDIFLTSNHAGQMVRQDMLNTIYLPSASGEYINMANLAEFEINESYSSIKHSNRLPSVIITSYLKGNDIRGINSRIQSLIELEGLPPSVQWKLVGGASETFSAFNSLLRVVVIAIFLVYMVMVIQFERFRQPLIVMVSVPFVLAGMSLALLLMGSTLTIVGFLGGITLGGIVVNNAIVMIDYINMLRFRDKVVLRDAVLSGASSRLKPILMATLTTVLGIVPMALGIGEGSEIYAPLGQTIAGGLLSSTLITLFLVPLLYYKVEQSFVKPFESVDSSLEASEKE, encoded by the coding sequence ATGAGAATATCAGACTATTCGGTCAAACATCCTGTGGTTATAGGAATATTGCTGATTGCCTTGATTCTCTTCGGCATCCTCTCATTGCAGGGAATCAGACAGGACTTTATACCGGGGATAGAATTGCCCACAGCTGTTGTTATTACAACCTGGCCCGGTGGTTCTCCTCTGGATGTTGAAGCAGAAGTGACAGATCCGCTTGAAAAAAACCTTAGTACAATGGACGGTGTAAAGGCTTTATCCTCCACAAGCATGAATAGTATTTCCCTCATTACCATCGAGTTTAACTGGGGAGAAAATCTTGATCTGAGGATTCCTGAGGTCAGAGAGAAAATATCCACGGCCATGGAAGAATTACCCCCGGGTATCAGTGGGCAGCCTCAGATATTCCGATATAATTCCAATGCCATGCCTGTTTATCTGGCTGCAGTCGAAGGACCTGCCTCCCTTTCATTTAAGTCCGAGTTCCTTGAGGATAGGGTCGTTCCCGGCCTATCCAGGATTGATGGAGTCGCCGAAGTCGTCCTTAAAGGAGTTCGGAATGAAGAGCTGAGAATTACAGTTGATCCCGACCTGCTTGCTTCCAGAAAACTCTCATTGCTGGATGTTTATGTTGCTCTGGATCGAGGGAGTGTTTCATTTCCTGGTGGTGATGTTCTAATGAGGGCAACCCGTATGAATGTCAGAACAGAAGGTAAGTTCAAGAGTATACAGGATGTTGAACGCCTGACCCTGGGATATCGGGAGGGTGTCGCCGTCCTGTTAAAAGATGTTGCCGATGTTGAAATCCTGGCTGAGAAGGCCAATTCCTATGCCCTGAGCAGGCAGGAAGAAACCCTCTCGGTAGGTCTGGTCAGAAGAAATACCGCAGATACAAATCAGATCATATTGGAAGGCAGAAAGGTTCTGGATGATCTGGAACAAGAGGCCCCCGGAATCAGGTTCAGAACCGTGAATGATGATGCCTTCAATATCTCCCTGTCCATGAAGTCTGTACGGAATTCAGCCATCGGAGGAGCCATACTGGCTGTCCTGGTCCTCCTCCTCTTCCTGCATAATCTACGTATGACATTTATCATCGCACTGGCCATTCCTTTATCAGTTCTTTTTGCTTTTATCGGTATGAAAATGAGGAATCAGTCCTTGAATTTAATGACCCTGGGAGGCCTCACTGTTGCCATCGGTATGATGGTGGATTCTTCTATTGTTGTTCTTGAGAATATTCATAATCACTTCAGCAGAGGGAAATCCGCTGTTCAGGCTGCACTTGATGGTACATCGGAGGTGGGGGGGGCCGTACTGGCATCGACCACAACATCCCTGGCTGTATTTATACCCCTTCTTTTTCTTAAGGATTATACAGGCATCATTTTGAAGGATGTGGCTCTCACCATTGTTTATTCCATCTTCGGAGCCATGGTGGTTTCACTTGTTATTGTGCCCTGGCTCTCCTCGCTTATACTTGTCCCGGTGAAGGTGGATAGTCATTCCATCACCGGCAGAGGGATGAGAAAGATTGAATCAGCTCTGGCTGCTGTTCAGGGCAGATATAGAAGGGCCCTTTCGGGGATTCTGGATCATCCCCGTTTTACTATTTTTACCGCCGCTTCTATTCTCGGCCTCAGTCTTCTGATATTCAATCTCCTGGGATTTTCCTTTCTGGGACCTACTGACATGGGAGAAATCCATGTGTATATGGATATGCCCGCCTCCTTTACACTGGAACAAACCAGGGATAAGACTCTTAAAGTCATGGAGCTGATATCTGAAACAGTTCCTGAACTGGAGAGTGAACTCTCCTATCCCGGACAGAGCGGCTCTATCAGTCTTGCCAGCTCTCCGGATACCTCATTTGTAATTCTACGTCTATTGCCGCGTTCACAGAGGGATCGTTCTGTCTTTGATATTATGGATATGCTTCAGAGGGAAATCCCCAGCCGCATTCCCGATGTTGATATCACAGTTCGAAATGGCGGTTTGAATGCTAAAGTAGATCTGAGTTTCGGGGGGACGGGGTACAGTATTGAACTTTCTGCACCGGAGATGGATGTCCTTATCCCGGCGGCCAGGAGACTTGAATACTGGATGTCCATGGACCCTGATACCGATGAAACAGGAATGAATATCTCCCTGGGAAAAAAGGAAGGCCTTATCAGCCTGGATTCTGAACAGGCAGCCCGCCTGGGAGTCAGTCTGAGGGATGCCGCCTGGCTCATGCGTTTTTATCTGAATGGGGAAAAAGCCGGAACCTTCAATAAAGAGGGTAAGGATCTTGATATTTTCCTCACAAGTAATCATGCCGGACAGATGGTAAGACAGGATATGCTGAATACAATTTACCTCCCTTCAGCATCGGGTGAGTACATCAATATGGCCAACCTCGCTGAATTTGAAATCAATGAGAGTTATTCCTCCATAAAGCACAGTAACAGGCTCCCTTCTGTGATTATCACATCCTATCTGAAAGGAAATGATATCAGAGGAATCAACAGCAGAATCCAATCTCTAATAGAACTGGAAGGCCTTCCTCCTTCTGTACAATGGAAGCTTGTGGGGGGAGCATCGGAAACCTTCAGTGCCTTCAATTCTCTTCTAAGGGTTGTTGTTATTGCCATTTTTCTAGTGTACATGGTTATGGTTATACAGTTTGAACGCTTCAGGCAACCTCTTATTGTTATGGTTTCTGTCCCTTTTGTACTGGCAGGAATGTCTCTGGCTCTGCTTCTGATGGGCTCTACTCTTACAATCGTCGGATTCCTGGGGGGGATTACCCTGGGGGGAATTGTCGTTAATAATGCCATTGTTATGATTGATTACATCAATATGCTGCGCTTCAGAGATAAGGTTGTATTAAGAGATGCCGTTCTTTCAGGTGCTTCAAGCCGGCTGAAACCCATACTTATGGCAACTCTGACAACAGTTCTGGGAATTGTACCCATGGCTCTGGGAATCGGGGAGGGGTCTGAAATTTATGCTCCTTTAGGGCAGACCATAGCCGGTGGACTTCTCAGTTCCACACTCATAACCCTCTTTCTGGTACCTCTTCTTTACTACAAGGTGGAACAGAGCTTTGTTAAACCCTTCGAGTCAGTCGATTCGTCTCTCGAAGCGTCTGAGAAGGAGTAA
- a CDS encoding NAD(P)H-dependent oxidoreductase, with protein MKKILYINGSPRGEKGSSSPLILKDIAAYLKDEGIRKEDAKVFTIPRSIKENTKSILETMDDADIWIIALPLYVDVLPGHLTWWLREYQNHRMSQENRKNIRVYGIVNCGFPEAIQNADALRVLEIFCRKSELEWRFGIGIGMGEPYKEMRAIPLRSWMKSEILASYKALGNDIHRDEAAPDSNYFVQVKYPRFLYRLQGAFGWIIRSRRNGVSRKAMYARPLLES; from the coding sequence ATGAAAAAAATCCTCTATATAAACGGAAGTCCCCGGGGTGAGAAGGGAAGTTCTTCCCCCCTCATTCTCAAAGATATCGCCGCCTACCTTAAAGATGAAGGGATCAGAAAAGAGGATGCAAAGGTCTTTACGATTCCACGGAGCATCAAGGAAAATACAAAATCTATTCTGGAAACCATGGATGATGCTGATATCTGGATCATTGCATTACCCCTTTATGTAGATGTACTTCCCGGGCATCTTACCTGGTGGCTTCGGGAGTATCAGAACCATAGAATGTCTCAGGAAAATAGAAAGAATATCAGAGTTTACGGCATTGTTAACTGTGGATTCCCCGAGGCAATTCAGAATGCTGATGCTCTGAGAGTCCTGGAGATCTTCTGCAGAAAGAGTGAGCTGGAATGGCGCTTCGGTATAGGAATCGGGATGGGTGAACCTTATAAAGAGATGCGCGCCATTCCTCTCCGATCCTGGATGAAAAGTGAAATCCTTGCTTCCTACAAGGCACTTGGTAATGATATACACCGGGACGAAGCAGCTCCGGACAGCAACTATTTTGTCCAGGTAAAATATCCCCGTTTTCTCTATCGGCTTCAGGGTGCTTTTGGATGGATCATCAGATCCAGAAGAAACGGGGTGAGCCGGAAGGCGATGTATGCCCGGCCTCTGCTGGAGAGTTGA
- a CDS encoding ABC transporter ATP-binding protein: protein MIHVEDLRYSYPGKSELVLKGISFSIEKGEIFGFLGPSGAGKSTTQKTLIGILKDYKGKVKVAGKNISEVTGEFYNKIGVSFELPNLYSKLTGKENLDFFASLYKSQTTPSMELLNMLGLEDAADKKVSDYSKGMKMRLNFCRALVHDPDIVFLDEPTAGLDPVNAKKVKDIILKLKSRGKTIFLTTHNMAVADELCDRVAFINEGVLALIDSPRQLKLEKGEKKLRLDYSEDGQIVSREFSLKGLGENVDFLNLLKNKEIETIHSKEATLEEIFIQTTGRGLS from the coding sequence ATGATCCATGTAGAAGATTTAAGATACAGTTATCCGGGAAAGAGTGAGCTGGTTCTGAAAGGGATCTCCTTCAGCATTGAAAAGGGAGAAATATTCGGGTTTCTCGGACCCTCGGGAGCTGGTAAAAGCACGACTCAGAAAACACTGATCGGGATTCTTAAGGACTATAAGGGTAAGGTGAAAGTGGCCGGTAAAAACATCTCCGAGGTTACTGGAGAGTTCTATAATAAGATCGGTGTCTCATTTGAACTTCCCAATCTCTACAGCAAGCTCACAGGAAAAGAAAACCTTGATTTCTTTGCATCTCTCTATAAAAGCCAAACGACTCCTTCTATGGAACTTCTCAATATGCTGGGTCTTGAAGATGCTGCTGATAAAAAGGTGAGTGATTATTCCAAGGGGATGAAAATGCGCCTTAATTTCTGCAGAGCCCTGGTTCATGATCCGGACATTGTATTTCTTGATGAACCGACCGCCGGTCTCGACCCTGTAAATGCAAAAAAGGTGAAGGATATTATACTCAAACTGAAATCCAGGGGGAAAACCATATTTCTGACAACTCACAATATGGCTGTTGCCGATGAGCTCTGTGACAGAGTCGCCTTTATCAATGAAGGAGTCCTGGCTCTTATTGATTCTCCAAGACAGCTGAAATTAGAGAAAGGGGAAAAAAAGCTTCGCCTTGATTATTCAGAGGATGGTCAGATTGTGAGCAGAGAGTTCTCTCTCAAAGGGTTGGGAGAGAACGTTGACTTTCTCAATCTGCTGAAAAATAAAGAGATAGAGACCATACACAGCAAGGAAGCCACACTGGAAGAGATCTTCATACAGACAACCGGCCGGGGATTGTCATGA
- a CDS encoding flavodoxin family protein, which translates to MKLTIIHDSPDKQGQHILSYLEEKSRGNEQVHFIDLQKADMEPCIGCFNCWLKTPGLCIFKDDAVDILKEEINSDRVMYLGPVTWGSYSPALKILQDRSLGRVLPFFVTHKGETHHPHRYEKSAIPYIAGYGESIDSDEEDIFRITGANLNDNIHKGDMNTLIIRSEEDYSLFDNFFGDPS; encoded by the coding sequence ATGAAACTTACAATAATTCATGACAGCCCTGATAAACAGGGACAGCATATTCTCAGCTATCTGGAAGAGAAGAGCAGAGGGAATGAGCAGGTCCATTTTATTGATCTTCAAAAGGCCGATATGGAACCCTGTATCGGCTGCTTCAACTGCTGGCTCAAGACACCGGGACTCTGTATTTTTAAAGATGATGCAGTGGACATTCTGAAAGAGGAGATCAACAGTGATCGTGTGATGTATCTCGGACCTGTTACATGGGGCAGCTATAGTCCCGCTCTCAAAATACTGCAGGATCGTTCCCTTGGCAGAGTGCTTCCTTTTTTTGTTACCCATAAAGGAGAGACTCATCATCCCCACCGTTATGAAAAGAGTGCTATCCCATACATAGCCGGATATGGTGAGAGTATCGATTCGGATGAAGAGGACATATTCAGAATTACCGGCGCGAATTTGAACGACAATATCCACAAAGGGGATATGAATACTCTGATTATCAGATCAGAAGAAGACTATTCTCTCTTTGATAATTTTTTTGGAGACCCATCATGA
- a CDS encoding TetR/AcrR family transcriptional regulator, with translation MSEYHHGNLKQQLLDEGLKLLSEEGIKNFSLRKLARRCNVSHTSPYRHFSSKEELILAIAGEIQNKFNTALKEGLASTEGSAEEKLNAMGKAYVYFFLENPDYLDLLFLSPELQEMVTGEHEHGPDDESSFMTYLMAVLPITKEKDIDLDIPEDPTCIEQMQTIPGEALQPWCLIHGLTILLVKKALPVQGKEAVDLLIDQVLNKDHF, from the coding sequence ATGAGCGAATACCATCATGGAAACCTGAAACAACAACTTCTTGATGAAGGATTAAAACTTCTGAGTGAAGAGGGTATTAAGAACTTTTCCCTGAGGAAACTGGCAAGGCGCTGCAATGTCTCACATACATCACCCTATAGACATTTTTCCAGTAAAGAAGAACTGATCCTGGCCATCGCCGGGGAGATACAGAATAAGTTCAATACTGCACTGAAGGAAGGGCTTGCTTCTACCGAAGGCTCAGCTGAAGAAAAGTTGAATGCCATGGGAAAAGCCTATGTCTATTTTTTTCTGGAGAATCCTGATTATCTTGATCTTCTTTTTCTCAGTCCCGAACTACAGGAAATGGTTACTGGAGAGCATGAGCATGGGCCGGATGATGAGTCTTCCTTTATGACATATCTTATGGCTGTGCTTCCCATAACAAAAGAGAAAGACATTGATTTAGATATCCCCGAAGATCCGACCTGTATTGAGCAGATGCAGACCATACCGGGTGAGGCCCTGCAGCCCTGGTGCCTCATTCATGGACTGACCATCCTTCTAGTTAAAAAAGCCCTGCCCGTACAGGGCAAAGAGGCTGTAGATTTACTTATTGATCAGGTTTTAAACAAGGACCACTTTTAG
- a CDS encoding efflux RND transporter periplasmic adaptor subunit has protein sequence MAKMTKGMSVIVLILILSAIGLFFLNNRRQKEDLKMMPAPVVLQKPVMGTLSRNIRLTGITESRSTVTVLPRINGLLNKITVSMGDEVKTGQVLALVDDEVYRLTLNQAQAALSGAEATYKRIETLYKSNSAPPQSYDEALASYEAARAQFSMAALHLKWCEIRSPIDGTVLDTHREEGALISPEVPLLTIADLNNPELNIDVPEEYYGRFRDHGLSMHIVTRIPALENEEFSSRVRQVAPWIAPKSKTFQLQLDVDDPEKLIRPGMFAAVLIELELLEETAILEWKTLDADGGLWYLDNDNLPRRMEYEPLIQGEEGFQAPEGMEDLSFILEGQHFLTEGHELRILEK, from the coding sequence ATGGCGAAAATGACAAAGGGAATGTCTGTTATTGTTCTCATTCTGATTCTTTCTGCCATTGGACTTTTTTTTCTGAATAACAGACGGCAGAAGGAAGACCTGAAGATGATGCCTGCCCCGGTGGTACTCCAGAAACCTGTTATGGGAACACTGAGCCGGAATATCCGGCTGACGGGGATCACTGAGAGCCGTTCGACTGTAACCGTCCTTCCCCGCATAAACGGTCTGCTTAACAAGATTACTGTCTCTATGGGGGATGAAGTAAAGACTGGTCAGGTCCTGGCTCTGGTTGATGATGAGGTTTATCGCCTGACCCTGAATCAGGCTCAGGCTGCCTTGTCGGGGGCCGAAGCTACATATAAAAGAATAGAAACTCTTTATAAATCAAATTCAGCACCACCTCAGAGTTATGATGAGGCACTGGCATCCTATGAGGCTGCCCGGGCTCAGTTCTCCATGGCAGCACTGCATCTGAAATGGTGTGAGATCCGTTCTCCCATTGACGGAACTGTGCTGGATACACATAGAGAAGAAGGAGCTTTGATCTCTCCTGAAGTTCCTCTCCTGACCATAGCTGATCTGAATAATCCTGAATTGAATATAGATGTTCCCGAAGAATATTATGGACGTTTCAGAGATCATGGCTTATCCATGCATATAGTCACAAGAATTCCAGCCCTGGAAAATGAAGAATTTTCAAGCCGGGTAAGACAGGTGGCACCCTGGATAGCCCCGAAATCTAAGACTTTTCAGCTTCAACTGGATGTGGATGACCCGGAGAAGCTTATCCGGCCGGGAATGTTTGCAGCAGTTCTCATTGAATTGGAACTCCTTGAGGAAACAGCCATTCTTGAATGGAAAACTCTGGATGCCGATGGAGGTCTCTGGTACCTGGACAATGATAATCTTCCCCGGAGAATGGAGTATGAACCATTGATCCAGGGGGAGGAGGGATTTCAGGCTCCTGAAGGAATGGAGGATCTTTCTTTTATATTGGAAGGACAGCATTTTCTGACCGAAGGACATGAGCTGAGGATACTCGAAAAATGA
- a CDS encoding TetR/AcrR family transcriptional regulator, which yields MIKKERITEAALQLFAEKGYRNVRMDDLAEYLCISKKTLYNHFESKESLLTAALQKRVDASLSMLVEISDDMSLAFIPRLKEVLHSAGTALSFTDAFTTDSGLPDDLVDAVFPRLQDHILLLVRKLVDEGIEEGYIRADIPVETLPYIHLGIIETFLKMESRFGVKASLKDMLYFIQTIVFTGLLTEKGRIAEEGLL from the coding sequence ATGATTAAAAAAGAGAGAATCACCGAGGCAGCACTCCAGCTTTTCGCAGAAAAAGGCTATAGAAATGTCCGGATGGATGATCTGGCGGAATACCTGTGCATCAGCAAAAAGACCCTCTACAATCACTTTGAGAGCAAAGAATCTCTACTGACAGCCGCCCTGCAGAAAAGAGTTGATGCCAGCCTCAGTATGCTGGTGGAGATCAGTGACGATATGAGTCTGGCCTTTATCCCCAGGTTGAAAGAAGTTCTCCACTCTGCCGGCACGGCCTTATCTTTTACCGATGCCTTCACAACTGACTCCGGTCTGCCGGATGACCTTGTGGATGCCGTCTTCCCCCGGCTCCAGGACCATATACTTCTTCTGGTCAGAAAGCTTGTGGACGAAGGTATAGAAGAAGGTTATATAAGAGCAGATATACCCGTAGAAACTCTTCCTTATATACATCTGGGGATAATTGAAACATTCCTTAAGATGGAATCCCGTTTTGGAGTCAAAGCAAGCCTGAAGGATATGCTTTACTTTATTCAGACCATAGTCTTTACGGGACTCTTAACTGAAAAAGGTCGTATCGCCGAGGAGGGACTTTTATGA